Sequence from the Bacteroidota bacterium genome:
TGTGTGTTGCTCGTGAAATACGCTTTTGAAAAACTAAATCTTCATAAAGTCTGGCTCACGGTTTTTTCCAATAATGAAACCGCGGTTGAGCTTTATAAAAAACTGGGTTTTGTACAGGAAGGTTGCCTTCGCGAACATGTTTTCTCCAATGGAAAATTCGTGGATAAGATCATCATGTCTGTTTACAATTCAAAAGGATGAATCCGCTGATCTTCATACAGGCCCGCATGGGCTCCACACGTCTGCCGGGAAAAGTTCTGAAACCCATCGGTGGAAAACTTCAATTACAGCATCTCATTGACCGTCTTGGCGTGTACACGGGTCGCGGGCAGGTGGTTGTAGTTACGAGTGATAAAAAAACAGATGATGCGATTGAAAAATTCTGTGTTGAACAGGAAATAAAATTTTTCCGCGGAAGTGAAGAGGATGTTCTGGACCGGTTTTATAAAGCGGCAAAAAAATTTGGTGCCTCATCCAACACCACCATCGTTCGCATTACCGCAGATTGTCCTTTGCATCACGAGAGCGTGATCCGTTTTGCACTCGATGAATTTGCAAGACACGAACTGGATTATTTCACCAATTCATTTGCCCCGCATTTCGAAGACGGATGCGATACGGAAGTTTTCCGGTACAGTGTACTGGAGCAAACGTGGAAAGAAGCCGATCTGCAATCGCAACGCGAACATGTGACTCCTTACATGAAAGATTCGGGAAAATTTCTCGCCGGTTATAAAAAATACGATCCGCGGTATTGTTTCAAACTTTCGGTGGATACTCCCGAAGATCATGAAGCAATAGAAAATATTTTCAAAACACTCGCTCCCTCAGCAGATTTTACGATCACCCAGGTGGTAGATCTTATTCTGCGTGATCCTTCAATTATTGCTGCGAATAAAAAAAGCGTGATCAATGCGGGCTATGCAAGATCGCTTAGCGAAGACAAAAAAATAAAATAGAATTCTTTCCGGATGGAAAAGAAATACATTTCAGATTTCACACGGTCGGATGAGTATCGAAGAACAATTCACGATCTTATTCCGGGAGGCGCGCATACGTATTCAAAAGGTGATGACCAATTTCCTTTGCATTCTCCGGCTGCAATTGTTCGGGGAAAAGGATCGCATGTGTGGGATGCCGATGGAAATGAATACATCGAATGTTTACTCGGACTTGCATCGGTGAGTCTCGGGCATGCATACGAGCCGGTGCTGGCGCGTGTGCGTGAAGAATTGGAAAAAGGAAATAATTTTTCGAGGCCTTCTGTGATCGAGAAAGAGATGGCGGAAAAATTTCTTTCGCTTGTTGATGGACATGACCTGATCAAGTATGCAAAGAATGGTTCCGTTGTTACTACTGCAGCGGTAAAGCTCGCACGTGCATACACGGGAAGAAAATTAATAGCGCGCCCTGCAGACCATCCATTCTATTCTTACGATGATTGGTTCATCAGTTCTACTGCTGCGAATTTCGGGATCCCGCAGGAAATTGCCGCTATGACGGTGATGTACAAAGCGGATGATCTTTCCTCACTCAGGGAACTGTTTGAAGAATATCCCGGGCAAATTGCATGCGTGATCTCTGAACCGGAGAAAATAAATATCCTGGAAAAAGATTATCTCAAAAATGCGATCGATCTCACGCACCAGCACGGTGCATTGTATATCGCTGATGAAATGATCACCGGTTTCAGAACGGCGTTCCCGGGTTCCTGTGCAAAGTTCGGCGTCGTTCCCGATTTGGCCACCTGGGGAAAAGGAATTGCAAATGGATTTTCATTCTGCGCACTCACCGGGAAAAAAGAAGTGATGGAACTCGGCGGCATCCGCAGGAAAGGTGAACGTAAACTTTTTCTTGTTTCAACAACTCACGGTGGAGAAACGTGTTCGATCGCTGCCGGCCTTGCTACAATAAATGAATTTGAAACAAAGGATGTGTTAAAACACAACCATGCTATTGGCGATATTTTTGTGAATGGAATAAAGTCGCTGATAGAAAAGCACGGATTAAATGAGTACATCGATCAACTCCAGTTCAACTGGCATGCAAGCATGGGATTCCGCAATGCAAAAAAAGAAGCAGATTTCGGAATGCGAACGTTGTTCAACCAGGAACTGATCAAACGAGGCGTTTTGTTCCAGGGAATATTCTGTCCCTGCTTCAGCCACACGAAAGAAGATATGGATCATATTCTATGGGCGGCCGATGAAGCAATGAGTGTTTACAAAAAAGGACTGGATGACGGTTATGAAAAATATCTTGCTGGTGATAGCATCAAACCCGTTTTCAGAAAAATTATCTGACATGAAAAACATCAGAACAACAGATCCGGATCTTATTGATTTCAAAACAAAATTTGATCTCCGGGAAAAAGTGATCATCATCACGGGCGGATGCGGGCTCATCGGGCGCGCGTTTGCAGAAGCTTGCGCACAGTTTGGCGCGCACGTGGTGATCGCCGATATCAAAGCTGCGAACCCGGCTGTAAAAGCAGATGCACTTGAAAAAAAGCACGCGCGTAAAATGCTTGGAATAGAAGTGGATGTTGCCGACCGGAATTCTGTGATGAGTTTGAAAGAAAATGTGCTGGGTTCATTCGGGAAAATAGACGGACTCATCAATGGCCACCAGAATAAAACAAATAATTTTTTCCAGAAGTTCGAAGAATATTCCGATGAGAACTGGGATGCGGTGGTGCAAACGAATCTGAAAGGAACTTTTCTCACCTGCCAGGTTATCGGTTCTCACATGGCGGAGAAGGGCAGTGGCGCCATCATTAATATTCCTTCTACCTATTCTGTCGTTGCGCCGAATCAGAATCTTTACAAAGGAACTTCCATCGGTTGCCCGGCGGCTTATTCTGCTTCGAAAGGTGGAGTGGAAGCGTTATCCCAATATCTTTCTACTTACTGGGCGGCGAAAGGAGTTCGCGTGAACCAGGTCACTCCGCATGGTGTGTGGAATAATCATGAAGATCAGTTCGAGAAGAATTTCGCCAACTTTTCTCCGATGCAACGAATGAGTTACAATCACGAAGTGGCGAGCGCCGCAATTTTTTTACTCAGCGATGCTTCCAGTTATGTTACGGGACACAATCTGATTGTGGATGGCGGTTGGACAGCATGGTAAATTTTAAATCTGAGCAATGAAAAATATTTTAAAATTCATCAGCGATTACGATTCGAAAATTCTCACGCGCCCGTATGTGATCGCGGAAGCGGGAGTGAATCACGAAGGATCGATGGAACTGGCGAAACGTCTCATCGATGAAGCGGCTGAAGCCGGGGCCGATGCCATTAAATTTCAAACTTACAAAGCCGACACGATCGCGAGTAAAGACAGCCCGTACTATTGGGATATTACAAAGGAACCCACGCGCAGCCAGCACGAACTTTTTCAGAAGTACGATAAGTTCTGGAAGAAAGAATACGAAGAGTTGAAAAAATATTGTGACAAAGCAGGAATTGAATTCATGTCAACTGCATTCGACGTGGAGTCGGCAAATTTTCTAAACGACCTGATGCCGGTCTATAAAATTTCTTCCAGCGATATCACCAATCTTCCTTTCATTGAACACCAGTGTCGTTTCGGAAAACCTGTTATTCTTTCGACAGGATCCTCGTATCATTGGGAAATTCAGCAGGCGCTCGACACCATTGCAAAGCATGGGAATAAAGTGGTGCTCATGCATTGTATTCTCAATTATCCTACGCTTGATGAAAATGCAAATCTCGGAATGCTCATCGACCAGGTACATCATTATCCGCAAACCATTCCCGGTTATTCCGATCACACACTTCCGGGAAAAATGGAAGTGTTGAAATTGGCGACTCACCTTGGCGCTGCATTTCTCGAAAAACATTTTACGCATGATAAATCACTTCCCGGTAATGATCATTACCATGCGATGGATAAAAATGATCTGAAACATTTCAACAGTGAAATGGATTTCACTTTCAAAGTACTGGGGTCTTTTAAAAAACTTCCGCTGACGGGCGAAGAAAAATCGAGAGCGAATGCGCGCAGGAGCTTAGTAGCAAAAAGAAATATAGCGGAAGGGAAAGTGGTGGAATTCGATGACCTTACGTGGAAACGCCCTGCATCAGGGATCAGCCCGAAAGATATCGATCAGCTCATTGGTAAAAAATCTTTACGCGCTATAAAAGAAGATGAAGTTCTGAAATGGAATATGTTTAACTGAACGGCATGAAGACACCTGCATTTGTTTCAAAGATACTTATCCGCCGAGGATTTGAAAGATTACGGTTGTATTTAGACACAACCCGTGAGGAAAAATGGAATTCGGAACGGGTCATAGATTTTCTTTTTTCAAAACAGGGAGAGTTGATACGCCC
This genomic interval carries:
- a CDS encoding glycosyltransferase family protein; translated protein: MNPLIFIQARMGSTRLPGKVLKPIGGKLQLQHLIDRLGVYTGRGQVVVVTSDKKTDDAIEKFCVEQEIKFFRGSEEDVLDRFYKAAKKFGASSNTTIVRITADCPLHHESVIRFALDEFARHELDYFTNSFAPHFEDGCDTEVFRYSVLEQTWKEADLQSQREHVTPYMKDSGKFLAGYKKYDPRYCFKLSVDTPEDHEAIENIFKTLAPSADFTITQVVDLILRDPSIIAANKKSVINAGYARSLSEDKKIK
- a CDS encoding glutamate-1-semialdehyde 2,1-aminomutase, coding for MEKKYISDFTRSDEYRRTIHDLIPGGAHTYSKGDDQFPLHSPAAIVRGKGSHVWDADGNEYIECLLGLASVSLGHAYEPVLARVREELEKGNNFSRPSVIEKEMAEKFLSLVDGHDLIKYAKNGSVVTTAAVKLARAYTGRKLIARPADHPFYSYDDWFISSTAANFGIPQEIAAMTVMYKADDLSSLRELFEEYPGQIACVISEPEKINILEKDYLKNAIDLTHQHGALYIADEMITGFRTAFPGSCAKFGVVPDLATWGKGIANGFSFCALTGKKEVMELGGIRRKGERKLFLVSTTHGGETCSIAAGLATINEFETKDVLKHNHAIGDIFVNGIKSLIEKHGLNEYIDQLQFNWHASMGFRNAKKEADFGMRTLFNQELIKRGVLFQGIFCPCFSHTKEDMDHILWAADEAMSVYKKGLDDGYEKYLAGDSIKPVFRKII
- a CDS encoding SDR family oxidoreductase — its product is MKNIRTTDPDLIDFKTKFDLREKVIIITGGCGLIGRAFAEACAQFGAHVVIADIKAANPAVKADALEKKHARKMLGIEVDVADRNSVMSLKENVLGSFGKIDGLINGHQNKTNNFFQKFEEYSDENWDAVVQTNLKGTFLTCQVIGSHMAEKGSGAIINIPSTYSVVAPNQNLYKGTSIGCPAAYSASKGGVEALSQYLSTYWAAKGVRVNQVTPHGVWNNHEDQFEKNFANFSPMQRMSYNHEVASAAIFLLSDASSYVTGHNLIVDGGWTAW
- a CDS encoding N-acetylneuraminate synthase family protein, coding for MKNILKFISDYDSKILTRPYVIAEAGVNHEGSMELAKRLIDEAAEAGADAIKFQTYKADTIASKDSPYYWDITKEPTRSQHELFQKYDKFWKKEYEELKKYCDKAGIEFMSTAFDVESANFLNDLMPVYKISSSDITNLPFIEHQCRFGKPVILSTGSSYHWEIQQALDTIAKHGNKVVLMHCILNYPTLDENANLGMLIDQVHHYPQTIPGYSDHTLPGKMEVLKLATHLGAAFLEKHFTHDKSLPGNDHYHAMDKNDLKHFNSEMDFTFKVLGSFKKLPLTGEEKSRANARRSLVAKRNIAEGKVVEFDDLTWKRPASGISPKDIDQLIGKKSLRAIKEDEVLKWNMFN